A single window of Pyxidicoccus xibeiensis DNA harbors:
- a CDS encoding alpha/beta fold hydrolase, giving the protein MRRREFMELTAGALMAGALAGCTSRVAGGGTSPRGAGTVSPLDAAAFRAERRFARTDFGRIAYVERGAGDAALFLHGFPLNSFQWRGALERLSPHRRCVAPDFLSMGYTEVADGQSVAPDAQVAMLVALLDTLSIRTVDLVANDSGGAVAQLLVTRHPERVRTLLLTNCDEEHDSPPPALMPVIELAKAGKWVDEWLVPWRADKALARSAQGIGGMCYADPAHPTDEAIEYYFAPLVGSPRGKALAHAYAAALERNPLEGIAPALARCKVPARIVWGTGDTLFSPDSPGYLDRAFGNSRGVRRLEGSKLFWPEERPDVIAEEARRLWGVG; this is encoded by the coding sequence ATGCGTCGCAGGGAGTTCATGGAGTTGACGGCCGGTGCGCTGATGGCTGGCGCGCTCGCCGGGTGCACGTCCCGCGTGGCGGGCGGCGGCACGTCACCGCGAGGCGCGGGCACTGTCAGCCCGCTGGATGCCGCGGCCTTCCGTGCGGAGCGAAGGTTCGCCCGGACGGACTTCGGCAGAATCGCCTACGTCGAGCGGGGCGCCGGGGACGCCGCGCTCTTCCTGCATGGCTTCCCCCTCAACAGCTTCCAGTGGCGGGGCGCGCTGGAGCGCCTGTCCCCCCACCGCCGGTGCGTCGCGCCCGACTTCCTAAGCATGGGCTACACGGAGGTCGCCGACGGGCAGAGCGTCGCGCCCGACGCCCAGGTGGCCATGCTCGTGGCGCTGCTGGACACCCTCTCGATACGGACGGTCGACCTGGTCGCGAACGACAGCGGTGGCGCGGTTGCCCAGCTCCTGGTCACCCGGCATCCCGAGCGCGTCCGCACGCTGCTGCTGACGAACTGCGACGAGGAGCACGACAGCCCTCCGCCCGCGCTGATGCCCGTCATCGAGCTGGCGAAGGCCGGGAAGTGGGTGGACGAGTGGCTCGTGCCCTGGCGTGCGGACAAGGCCCTCGCGCGCTCGGCGCAGGGCATCGGAGGGATGTGCTACGCGGACCCGGCGCATCCGACCGACGAGGCCATCGAGTATTACTTCGCACCGCTGGTGGGCTCGCCCCGCGGCAAGGCCCTGGCGCATGCCTATGCCGCCGCGCTCGAGCGCAATCCGCTGGAGGGCATCGCTCCGGCGCTCGCGCGCTGCAAGGTGCCGGCGCGGATTGTCTGGGGCACGGGGGATACCCTCTTCTCGCCGGACAGCCCTGGCTACCTCGACCGGGCCTTCGGGAACTCGCGCGGCGTGCGGCGGCTGGAGGGCAGCAAGCTGTTCTGGCCGGAGGAGCGTCCGGACGTCATCGCCGAGGAGGCGCGACGGCTGTGGGGCGTGGGTTAG
- a CDS encoding glycosyltransferase family 2 protein has product MASPIDGGPAPVPLAALADVMGFDVPPSHRARWGGAITRLKRLAVAGLGPVQHALLARQAQFDALLAELLQAPGPRLPARVRAELAPLADPAVLRASGRDVARWLREPWVRAQRAWNLAVVELLSGPSWPLRTDGARARLDALEARCDVLADVRAPRALLPLWREVWRRQVAFNHACVLRLRHLLGVARPVLALPAPEVHARWCREQEAREVPAAAAAVERLERRPRFSLVTPAWETPGPVLRACIDSVRAQVYPHWELCIVDDGSRSAGVEATVRRLAEEDPRIRFTRLSANQGIARATNAALALATGDFIGFLDHDDLLAPHALAEVALRLEAAPDTDVLYSDEDKVDGEGRRFAPYLKPALSPELLRAVNYVCHFLVVRASLVREVGGIRPGFEGAQDHDLVLRLLERTRRFVHIPQVLYHWRTLPGSTATDASAKPAASEAGRRAVAEHLARLGEAGEVETHAPGLYRICHPLPPRPRVSVLLALGEGAPAPELAALLDTSDDVELEVLLPWPGGTAGTPGAGGDSRVRRVALPEGLTPGAVANRLLREARGALVLRLDAGTVPTERGWLSELASQALRPDVGVVGARLVTPAGEVVHAGLGVAADGSVVRLFSGLPDPALAAFGGSHWPRELLAVSGACAMSRREVLEGLGGMDEALGSAEACAVDLCLRAVGGGLRVVYTPHARLVSTEGAPAAWVAADSEKLRARVGPLLSAGRGDPFCNPHFGADGRGGDVPRRG; this is encoded by the coding sequence ATGGCGAGTCCCATCGATGGTGGTCCTGCCCCCGTGCCGCTGGCCGCGCTCGCGGACGTGATGGGCTTCGACGTGCCCCCGTCCCATCGCGCGCGCTGGGGCGGCGCCATCACCCGGCTCAAGCGGCTGGCGGTGGCGGGACTCGGGCCGGTGCAGCATGCGCTGCTGGCCCGTCAGGCGCAGTTCGATGCGCTGCTCGCGGAGCTGCTGCAGGCGCCAGGGCCGCGGCTGCCGGCCCGGGTCCGCGCGGAGCTGGCGCCGCTGGCGGACCCGGCCGTGCTTCGAGCCTCCGGGCGCGACGTGGCCCGGTGGCTGCGGGAGCCGTGGGTGCGCGCCCAGCGCGCCTGGAACCTCGCAGTCGTCGAGCTGCTGTCCGGCCCGTCCTGGCCGCTGCGCACGGACGGCGCGCGAGCGAGGCTGGACGCACTGGAGGCGCGCTGTGACGTGCTGGCGGACGTCCGGGCACCGCGCGCGCTGCTGCCACTGTGGCGCGAGGTGTGGCGGCGGCAGGTGGCCTTCAACCACGCCTGTGTCCTGAGGCTGCGCCACCTGCTGGGCGTGGCCCGGCCCGTCCTGGCCCTGCCCGCGCCGGAGGTGCATGCGCGGTGGTGTCGCGAGCAGGAGGCGCGCGAAGTCCCTGCCGCCGCCGCCGCGGTGGAGCGGCTGGAGCGGCGGCCCCGGTTCAGCCTCGTCACGCCCGCCTGGGAGACGCCGGGCCCCGTGCTGCGGGCATGCATCGACTCCGTGCGGGCGCAGGTATATCCGCACTGGGAGCTGTGCATCGTGGATGACGGCTCGCGCTCCGCCGGGGTGGAGGCCACCGTCCGGCGGCTCGCCGAGGAGGACCCGCGCATCCGCTTCACCCGGCTCTCCGCGAACCAGGGCATTGCCCGTGCGACCAATGCCGCGCTGGCGCTGGCCACGGGGGACTTCATCGGCTTCCTCGACCACGACGACCTGCTGGCGCCGCACGCGCTCGCCGAGGTGGCGCTGCGGCTGGAGGCCGCGCCGGACACGGACGTCCTCTACTCGGACGAGGACAAGGTGGACGGGGAGGGGCGGCGCTTCGCGCCCTACCTGAAGCCGGCGCTGTCACCCGAGCTGCTGCGGGCGGTGAACTACGTCTGCCACTTCCTCGTGGTGCGCGCGTCCCTGGTGCGCGAGGTGGGCGGCATCCGCCCCGGCTTCGAGGGCGCGCAGGACCACGACCTGGTGCTGCGCCTGCTGGAGCGGACGCGGCGCTTCGTCCACATCCCCCAGGTGCTCTACCACTGGCGCACGCTGCCGGGCTCCACCGCCACGGACGCCAGCGCCAAGCCCGCGGCCTCCGAGGCCGGCCGCCGCGCGGTGGCCGAGCACCTCGCGAGGCTGGGCGAGGCCGGCGAGGTCGAGACGCACGCGCCCGGCCTCTACCGCATCTGCCATCCGCTGCCGCCAAGGCCGCGCGTGTCCGTGCTGCTCGCGCTCGGTGAAGGGGCGCCCGCGCCCGAGCTGGCGGCGCTGCTGGACACCTCGGACGACGTGGAGCTGGAGGTCCTGCTGCCGTGGCCGGGCGGCACGGCGGGCACGCCCGGCGCCGGGGGCGACTCGCGCGTGCGGCGCGTGGCACTTCCCGAAGGGCTGACGCCGGGGGCCGTGGCCAACCGCCTGCTGCGGGAGGCGCGCGGCGCGCTGGTGCTGCGCCTGGACGCGGGCACGGTGCCCACGGAGCGGGGCTGGCTGTCAGAGCTGGCCTCGCAGGCGCTGCGCCCGGACGTGGGCGTGGTGGGCGCCCGCCTCGTGACGCCGGCGGGGGAGGTGGTGCACGCGGGCCTGGGCGTGGCGGCGGACGGAAGCGTGGTGCGCCTCTTCTCCGGGCTGCCGGACCCGGCGCTGGCCGCGTTCGGTGGCTCACACTGGCCTCGCGAGCTGCTCGCCGTGTCGGGCGCCTGTGCCATGAGCCGGCGCGAGGTGCTGGAGGGGCTCGGGGGCATGGACGAGGCGCTCGGGTCGGCGGAGGCCTGCGCGGTGGACCTGTGCCTTCGCGCGGTGGGCGGGGGGCTGCGAGTGGTGTACACGCCCCATGCACGGCTGGTGAGCACGGAGGGGGCGCCAGCCGCGTGGGTGGCGGCGGACTCCGAGAAGCTGCGCGCACGGGTGGGGCCGTTGCTGAGCGCGGGGCGGGGTGACCCCTTCTGCAATCCCCACTTCGGGGCCGATGGACGCGGCGGCGACGTGCCGCGGAGGGGCTGA
- a CDS encoding alpha/beta fold hydrolase, translated as MAPTHVTSRFLELPSLRLHLLEAGPSRGPLVLLLHGFPELAESWREVMTVLASAGLRCVAPDLRGYGGSDIPDDGYDLDTLTDDVVRLAERLRPGERVHVVGHDWGGVIAYHLAMHHPERVDRLAVVNAPHPAVMSRRVWRPDQLLRSSYVGFFQLPWLPERLLTSRGGRWVPHAIRAAMVHPERVPPEKLAPYAANFARPAAARAALAYYRCAVRGRLAPRALKRIFSPPPPIRAPFRLVWAERDIALGRHLARGLERYFLGPCEVRYLPDVGHFAPLEAPEAVAALLLEHLAPERAAQSAVPASHAGASTTPGASPTP; from the coding sequence ATGGCCCCCACGCACGTCACCTCGCGCTTCCTGGAGCTGCCCTCCCTGCGCCTGCACCTGTTGGAAGCGGGGCCCTCGCGCGGCCCGCTCGTCCTGCTGCTGCACGGCTTCCCCGAGCTCGCGGAGAGCTGGCGCGAGGTGATGACCGTGCTGGCCTCCGCGGGGCTGCGCTGCGTGGCGCCCGACCTGCGCGGCTACGGCGGCTCGGACATTCCGGACGACGGCTATGACCTGGACACCCTCACCGACGACGTGGTGCGGCTCGCCGAGCGCCTGCGCCCGGGTGAGCGCGTGCACGTGGTGGGGCATGACTGGGGTGGCGTCATCGCCTATCACCTGGCGATGCACCACCCGGAGCGGGTGGACCGGCTCGCGGTGGTGAACGCGCCGCACCCCGCGGTGATGTCGCGGCGCGTCTGGCGGCCGGACCAACTCCTGCGCAGCAGCTACGTGGGCTTCTTCCAACTGCCCTGGCTGCCCGAGCGCCTGCTCACCTCGCGCGGGGGGCGGTGGGTGCCGCACGCCATCCGCGCCGCCATGGTGCATCCGGAGCGCGTGCCGCCGGAGAAGCTCGCTCCCTACGCGGCCAACTTCGCGAGGCCGGCGGCTGCTCGCGCCGCGCTCGCCTACTACCGCTGCGCCGTGCGTGGCCGGCTCGCCCCGCGTGCCCTGAAGCGCATCTTCTCCCCGCCTCCGCCCATCCGCGCTCCCTTCCGCCTGGTCTGGGCGGAGCGCGACATCGCGCTGGGTCGCCACCTCGCGCGCGGCCTGGAGCGCTATTTCCTGGGGCCGTGCGAGGTGCGCTACCTGCCCGACGTGGGCCACTTCGCGCCGCTGGAGGCGCCCGAGGCCGTCGCGGCGCTGCTGCTCGAGCACCTCGCGCCGGAGCGTGCCGCGCAGTCGGCGGTCCCCGCCTCCCACGCCGGAGCGTCCACCACGCCAGGTGCGTCGCCGACGCCGTAG
- a CDS encoding 2TM domain-containing protein, with amino-acid sequence MADTRQQPPTRFSQEEAADIIREATTRSLAGDAERPLTREDVHAMAREMGLSEAAVEAALAARARKQEDRQRVRKAIIDFATHGLSYTIVMGGLTIMDLLGGPGWWVQWPAIGWGMGLAFHAKAALLNVLNKDAPPDGKPGTPPGS; translated from the coding sequence ATGGCGGACACCCGGCAGCAACCTCCCACGCGCTTCTCGCAGGAAGAGGCGGCGGACATCATCCGCGAGGCCACCACGCGCTCGCTGGCGGGGGACGCGGAGCGGCCGCTCACCCGCGAGGACGTGCACGCGATGGCCCGGGAGATGGGGCTGAGCGAGGCCGCAGTGGAGGCCGCGCTCGCCGCCCGCGCCCGGAAGCAGGAGGACCGGCAGCGGGTGCGCAAGGCCATCATCGACTTCGCGACGCACGGCCTCAGCTACACCATCGTCATGGGCGGGCTCACCATCATGGACCTGCTCGGCGGTCCGGGCTGGTGGGTGCAGTGGCCTGCCATCGGCTGGGGGATGGGGCTGGCCTTCCACGCCAAGGCCGCGCTGCTCAACGTCCTCAACAAGGATGCGCCGCCTGATGGAAAGCCGGGCACTCCGCCAGGTTCATGA
- a CDS encoding TetR/AcrR family transcriptional regulator: MKATRPYRMTARADAAAETGRRILAAASELFLTQDYEDVTLQAVADRAEVTLQTVLRRFSSKEGLVSEVAEVMGPRIARARAVTTPGDVAEAVRNLVGSYEEMGLMNWRMLRQEHRIPVLRELLVGARAMHRAWVEEAFAPLLPRRGAERERRVLRLFAADDFYQWKLFRIDLALSRAETERLIQDPVAALVKEGT; this comes from the coding sequence ATGAAAGCGACGCGCCCCTATCGGATGACCGCGCGGGCGGACGCCGCGGCCGAGACGGGCCGTCGCATCCTTGCCGCGGCTTCCGAGTTGTTCCTCACCCAGGACTACGAGGACGTGACGCTGCAGGCAGTGGCCGACCGCGCGGAGGTGACGCTCCAGACGGTGCTGCGCCGCTTCTCCTCGAAGGAGGGGCTGGTGAGCGAGGTCGCGGAGGTGATGGGGCCGCGAATCGCGCGAGCGCGCGCGGTGACGACGCCGGGGGACGTCGCGGAGGCCGTGCGCAACCTCGTCGGCAGCTATGAGGAGATGGGCCTGATGAACTGGCGGATGCTGCGCCAGGAGCACCGGATTCCCGTCCTTCGCGAGCTGCTCGTGGGAGCGCGTGCGATGCACCGCGCCTGGGTCGAGGAAGCCTTCGCCCCGCTGCTGCCACGACGCGGGGCCGAGCGGGAGCGGCGCGTGCTGCGACTCTTCGCGGCGGACGACTTCTACCAGTGGAAGCTGTTCCGCATCGACCTGGCGCTCTCCCGCGCCGAGACGGAGCGGCTCATCCAGGACCCGGTGGCAGCGCTCGTGAAGGAGGGGACATGA
- a CDS encoding serine/threonine-protein kinase produces the protein MTPYTMLHLALAGACLVLALVHFATWAAVRSQRVQLWLASSFLAFAVLSITSGLTSREASAVFADTRPWLLFGALTSVLLPYPLLRVAWSLLDVPLTPWRRVMLGVTLSLGVVRVVDVSRAVLTLPVSGMTSEELVRATGLSLPLFWLLATCVAGTWAFESTRLLKRRGAMAAAVFVASLCALALLGRELAIDVGWSTGPPLFALVGIPFLLLASTALAILTARSLRGADLGTGIHRYRRLVRLGRGGMGEVWLAVRTGRAGFHRLVVLKRMLDEGGGEDPAVRLHRFIGEARTAARLHHPHIVSVYDLGQVDGGWFIVMEYLSGVNVLELVRRGRKGGTLPLEVVVEICQQALRGLAYAHERGVVHRDISADNLVVSFDGVVKIVDFGIAHGSSEEQERVSATVTVPSVTRLTEVGGIIGKLAYMPPERREGAAATASGDLFAFGCVLHELLFGGLPGASSGAPRLPDLERPDAPAAYRMLRDVVDVALRPLPEQRFTDAWAFQRALEPIRHTLPAVDLARWLRENFEERWLRERALSELGDPTPTEVEALLTRQLPAPPSGDPEATRLVGPRAAPAVGEQEATTLLQRPR, from the coding sequence GTGACGCCCTACACGATGCTGCACCTGGCGCTCGCCGGAGCGTGTCTCGTGCTCGCGCTGGTGCACTTCGCGACCTGGGCCGCGGTGCGCTCCCAGCGCGTCCAGCTCTGGCTGGCGTCGAGCTTCCTGGCGTTCGCGGTGCTCAGCATCACCTCGGGGCTCACCAGCCGCGAGGCCAGCGCGGTGTTCGCCGACACGCGGCCCTGGCTGCTCTTCGGCGCCCTCACGTCAGTCCTCCTCCCCTACCCCCTCCTGCGCGTCGCGTGGTCGCTGCTGGACGTGCCGCTCACGCCCTGGCGGCGGGTGATGCTGGGCGTCACCCTCTCGCTCGGCGTGGTGCGGGTGGTCGACGTCTCCAGGGCCGTGCTCACGCTGCCGGTGAGCGGGATGACCTCGGAGGAGCTCGTCCGCGCGACGGGCCTGAGCCTCCCGCTGTTCTGGCTGCTGGCCACGTGCGTGGCCGGCACGTGGGCATTCGAGTCGACGCGGCTGCTGAAGCGCCGGGGAGCGATGGCGGCGGCCGTGTTCGTCGCGTCGCTCTGCGCGCTCGCGCTCCTGGGCCGGGAGCTCGCCATCGACGTCGGCTGGAGCACGGGGCCTCCGCTCTTCGCGCTCGTGGGGATTCCATTCCTCCTGCTCGCCTCCACCGCGCTCGCCATCCTCACCGCGCGCTCGCTGCGGGGCGCGGACCTGGGGACGGGCATCCACCGCTACCGCCGGCTCGTCCGGCTCGGGCGCGGAGGCATGGGCGAGGTGTGGCTCGCGGTGAGGACGGGCCGCGCGGGGTTCCATCGGCTCGTCGTCCTCAAGCGGATGCTGGACGAGGGCGGCGGCGAGGACCCCGCCGTGCGGCTCCACCGCTTCATCGGAGAGGCCCGCACCGCCGCGCGCCTCCACCATCCGCACATCGTGTCCGTCTATGACCTCGGGCAGGTGGACGGCGGGTGGTTCATCGTCATGGAGTACCTGAGCGGCGTGAATGTGCTCGAGCTCGTCCGGCGCGGCCGGAAGGGCGGCACGCTGCCGCTCGAGGTCGTCGTCGAAATCTGTCAGCAGGCGCTGCGTGGGCTGGCCTACGCACACGAGCGCGGCGTGGTTCATCGCGACATCAGCGCGGACAACCTCGTCGTGTCGTTCGACGGCGTGGTGAAGATTGTCGACTTCGGCATCGCCCATGGCTCCAGCGAGGAGCAGGAGCGCGTCTCGGCGACGGTGACGGTGCCCTCGGTGACGCGGCTCACGGAGGTCGGCGGCATCATCGGGAAGCTCGCGTACATGCCGCCCGAGCGCCGCGAGGGTGCCGCGGCCACCGCGTCCGGCGACCTCTTCGCCTTCGGCTGCGTCCTCCACGAGCTGCTGTTCGGCGGCCTCCCCGGTGCTTCCTCGGGGGCGCCCCGGCTGCCGGACCTGGAGCGCCCCGACGCGCCCGCCGCGTATCGCATGCTCCGGGACGTGGTCGACGTCGCGCTCCGCCCGCTGCCGGAGCAACGCTTCACGGACGCCTGGGCCTTCCAGCGCGCGCTGGAGCCCATCCGGCACACCCTTCCGGCGGTCGACCTCGCCCGCTGGCTGAGGGAGAACTTCGAGGAGCGCTGGCTGCGCGAGCGGGCCCTCTCGGAGCTCGGCGACCCCACGCCCACCGAAGTGGAGGCGCTGCTCACACGGCAGCTGCCCGCGCCTCCCAGCGGAGACCCGGAGGCCACGCGGCTCGTCGGACCGCGAGCCGCGCCAGCCGTCGGGGAGCAGGAGGCAACGACCCTCCTCCAGCGCCCCCGCTGA
- a CDS encoding helix-turn-helix domain-containing protein, whose amino-acid sequence MTSEVIAPMSRGRIMPGMDSSASRSPRPAAAAAHVGELLREWRATRRLSQLDLALTAGLSARHLSCVETGKAQPSRELIARLADALEVPLRERNALLVAAGYAPKYPETGLGTPQLAQVRRAIEATLAHQEPYPAFLLNRHWDVLMANGAAARVNRFLLGGRASAHGNMLRQLFDPKDLRPALANWEEVAGDLIRHLHNAVAAAPTDDTARALLDEVLAYPGVPTRWRTRELGATSSPLLTTVFRRDGRELRFFSTLTTFGTPRDVTIDELHIECCFPEDEATAETCQQLAREDAGEASGARRV is encoded by the coding sequence ATGACCTCCGAGGTCATAGCGCCCATGTCGCGAGGCCGTATCATGCCGGGGATGGACTCCTCCGCCTCCCGCTCGCCGCGTCCCGCTGCTGCCGCCGCGCACGTGGGAGAGCTGCTCCGGGAATGGCGCGCGACGCGGCGCCTGAGCCAGCTCGACCTGGCGCTGACGGCGGGGCTGTCGGCCCGCCACCTCAGCTGCGTCGAGACAGGAAAGGCGCAGCCCAGCCGCGAGCTGATTGCGCGGCTCGCCGATGCGCTCGAAGTGCCGCTGCGCGAGCGCAATGCGCTGCTCGTGGCCGCGGGGTATGCGCCGAAGTACCCGGAGACGGGGCTGGGCACCCCGCAGCTGGCGCAGGTCCGCCGCGCCATCGAGGCCACCCTCGCCCACCAGGAGCCCTATCCAGCGTTCCTCCTCAACCGGCACTGGGACGTGCTGATGGCCAACGGCGCCGCGGCCCGGGTCAACCGCTTCCTCCTGGGCGGCAGGGCCAGCGCCCACGGGAACATGCTGCGGCAGCTCTTCGACCCGAAGGACCTGCGGCCGGCCCTGGCGAACTGGGAGGAGGTGGCCGGGGACCTCATCCGCCACCTCCACAACGCGGTGGCGGCGGCCCCCACGGATGACACCGCCCGCGCCCTGCTCGACGAGGTGCTCGCCTATCCCGGCGTGCCCACCCGCTGGCGCACGCGCGAGCTGGGGGCCACGTCCTCACCGCTGCTGACGACGGTGTTCCGCCGGGACGGCCGGGAGCTGCGCTTCTTCTCCACCCTGACGACCTTCGGGACACCGAGGGACGTCACCATCGACGAGCTGCACATCGAGTGCTGCTTCCCGGAGGACGAGGCCACGGCGGAGACGTGCCAGCAACTGGCACGCGAGGACGCGGGCGAGGCCTCCGGCGCCAGGCGCGTGTGA
- a CDS encoding glycosyltransferase family 2 protein gives MAEQEGGKVRRVWSRVAKGPLRQMRRGLVRRQVGLAAVPGQGTSRVEGGRYGWEADGPDAVLELRPEAGALPSGWTELSLTLETESADAASPVLLVDAGGEGAAVSIRLPEASGGRVRALVRLPEAARALRLGPVNRRTRFHLADARAVELGQAEATLRMAWPLALRLLREPERIPQVARRYLGTLRAGGLRGLDGVLGEKSRGLLSLESYEDWIRQYGTLTDTDREELRRTVDALPFKPLVSVVMPTYDTPEVWLRRALDSVRAQLYPHWELCIADDASPRPEVRRVLEEYAARDARIRFTVRATNGHISAASNSALELARGEFVALLDHDDELPEDALVRVVEELNAHPDADIVFSDEDKLDGQGRRYDPYFKPEWNLDLFRSQNLISHLGVYRTARLREIGGFRLGFEGSQDYDLALRVVERTTPERIRHVPRVLYHWRAIPGSTALDVGEKDYASTAARRALQEHLDRTASGARIEPGGAAALHRVRYPLPSPPPSVSVILHAPAGEDPEALREALGRATDYPEVEWLAASGAAGGASAASNQAARKARGDVLVFLDARLEPHAPGWLAELVAHALRPEVGAVGAKLCAPDGTVEHAGLVLGMGAEGIAGHPHRGLVRAAPGHVGRATVIQQFSAVSAACLAVRRAVFEAAGGFDAEHLPDAWRDVDLCLRLRERGLRTVWTPYAELTWRAHAAGSEAGDSRAAAASWLRTRWGDALRADPFHSPNHALDWEDLRLAWPPRTMPPRRTMPP, from the coding sequence ATGGCGGAGCAGGAAGGCGGCAAGGTGCGGCGGGTGTGGTCCCGCGTGGCGAAGGGGCCATTGCGCCAGATGCGTCGGGGGCTGGTGCGTCGGCAGGTGGGCCTGGCCGCGGTGCCGGGCCAGGGCACGTCGCGGGTGGAGGGCGGGCGCTACGGCTGGGAGGCGGACGGGCCCGACGCCGTGCTGGAGCTGAGGCCGGAGGCCGGGGCGCTGCCCTCGGGCTGGACGGAGCTGTCCCTCACGCTGGAGACGGAGTCCGCGGACGCCGCCTCCCCCGTGCTGCTGGTGGACGCGGGCGGGGAGGGGGCGGCGGTGAGCATCCGCCTTCCCGAGGCGAGCGGTGGCCGGGTGCGCGCGCTCGTGCGCCTGCCGGAAGCGGCGCGCGCGCTGCGGCTGGGGCCGGTGAACCGGCGCACGCGCTTCCACCTGGCGGACGCGCGCGCGGTGGAGCTGGGGCAGGCGGAGGCGACGCTGCGCATGGCGTGGCCGCTGGCCCTGCGCCTGCTGCGCGAGCCGGAGCGCATTCCCCAGGTGGCGCGCCGCTACCTCGGCACCCTGCGTGCGGGCGGGCTGCGCGGCCTGGACGGGGTGCTCGGCGAGAAGTCCCGCGGCCTGCTGTCGCTGGAGAGCTACGAGGACTGGATACGCCAGTACGGGACGCTCACCGACACGGACCGCGAGGAGCTGCGCCGCACGGTGGACGCGCTGCCCTTCAAGCCGCTCGTGTCCGTGGTGATGCCCACCTACGACACGCCCGAGGTGTGGCTGCGCCGGGCGCTCGACTCGGTGCGGGCCCAGCTCTACCCGCACTGGGAGCTGTGCATCGCGGACGACGCGTCCCCGCGTCCCGAGGTGCGCCGGGTGCTGGAGGAGTATGCGGCGCGGGACGCGCGCATCCGCTTCACCGTCCGGGCCACCAACGGGCACATCTCCGCGGCCTCCAACTCCGCGCTGGAGCTGGCCCGGGGCGAGTTCGTCGCCCTGCTGGACCATGACGACGAGCTGCCGGAGGACGCGCTGGTCCGCGTGGTGGAGGAGCTCAACGCGCACCCGGACGCGGACATCGTCTTCAGCGACGAGGACAAGCTGGACGGCCAGGGCCGCCGCTACGACCCGTACTTCAAGCCGGAGTGGAACCTGGACCTGTTCCGCTCACAGAACCTCATCAGCCACCTGGGCGTGTACCGCACCGCGCGCCTGCGTGAGATTGGGGGCTTCCGCCTGGGCTTCGAGGGCAGCCAGGACTACGACCTGGCCCTGCGCGTGGTGGAGCGCACCACGCCGGAGCGCATCCGCCACGTGCCGCGCGTGCTGTACCACTGGCGCGCCATTCCCGGCTCCACGGCGCTCGACGTGGGGGAGAAGGACTACGCCAGCACCGCCGCGCGCCGCGCCCTGCAGGAGCACCTGGACCGCACCGCGAGCGGCGCGCGCATCGAGCCGGGCGGTGCCGCCGCCCTGCACCGCGTGCGCTACCCGCTGCCGTCCCCGCCGCCCTCCGTCAGTGTCATCCTCCACGCACCCGCGGGCGAGGACCCCGAGGCCCTCCGCGAAGCGCTGGGCCGGGCGACGGACTACCCGGAGGTGGAGTGGCTCGCCGCGTCGGGTGCCGCCGGGGGGGCCTCCGCCGCCTCCAACCAGGCCGCGCGCAAGGCGCGTGGCGACGTGCTCGTCTTCCTGGATGCGCGCCTGGAGCCCCACGCGCCCGGCTGGCTCGCGGAGCTGGTGGCCCACGCGCTGCGGCCGGAGGTGGGGGCGGTGGGCGCGAAGCTCTGCGCACCGGACGGCACCGTGGAGCACGCGGGGCTGGTGCTGGGGATGGGCGCCGAGGGCATCGCGGGCCACCCGCACCGGGGGCTGGTTCGCGCGGCGCCCGGCCACGTCGGGCGGGCGACGGTCATCCAGCAGTTCTCCGCGGTGAGCGCGGCCTGCTTGGCGGTGCGCCGCGCCGTGTTCGAGGCGGCGGGAGGTTTCGACGCCGAGCACCTGCCGGACGCGTGGCGCGACGTGGACCTGTGCCTGCGGCTGCGGGAGCGAGGCCTGCGCACCGTGTGGACGCCGTACGCGGAGCTGACCTGGCGCGCGCACGCGGCCGGGAGCGAAGCCGGGGACTCGCGGGCCGCCGCGGCCTCCTGGCTCCGGACGCGCTGGGGCGACGCGCTGCGGGCCGACCCTTTCCACAGCCCGAACCACGCGCTGGACTGGGAGGACCTGCGGCTCGCCTGGCCTCCTCGTACGATGCCGCCCCGCCGCACGATGCCCCCCTGA